The Anabrus simplex isolate iqAnaSimp1 chromosome 1, ASM4041472v1, whole genome shotgun sequence genome window below encodes:
- the LOC136874202 gene encoding uncharacterized protein translates to MDACFKDITLKEVLDILEADDSEEETVKGIFIEPPEVNVPSDEDSGDEDGGGLVDNLTGRQLSSKAEIVYTNNVRLGGCATDDTEQADTSAKKKKTNIYSWNKCNLLNQESVFPEPDYTLFRDKSPVQCFET, encoded by the exons ATGGATGCGTGCTTCAA GGACATAACTCTAAAGGAAGTCCTCGATATTTTGGAGGCTGATGACAGTGAAGAGGAAACGGTGAAGGGAATATTCATCGAACCGCCTGAAGTGAACGTACCATCTGATGAAGATTCAGGTGACGAAGATGGTGGTGGTTTAGTTGACAATCTCACTGGCCGTCAACTATCCAGCAAGGCGGAAATTGTGTATACAAATAATGTACGTTTGGGAGGATGTGCAACAGATGATACTGAACAAGCAGACACTTCtgccaagaagaagaaaacaaacatttaCTCGTGGAATAAGTGTAACTTACTAAATCAAGAGAGTGTTTTTCCAGAACCCGACTACACGTTGTTTCGTGATAAATCCCCTGTGCAGTGTTTTGAAACTTGA